A region of Pseudomonas putida DNA encodes the following proteins:
- a CDS encoding MFS transporter, which translates to MKMKGIRWWMVSLVTAGLVVNYLARNTLSVAAPTLMTDLSITTEQYAKIVAAWQVCYALMQPVAGWFIDFIGTKLGFAVFAMAWSVACAGAALATGWQSMAFMRGVLGMTEAAGLPAGVKATTEWFPAKERSVAIGWFNIGSSLGALLAPPLVVWAILHSGWQLAFVIVGVSGIVWTVLWMLFYKHPRDQKRLSSDERDYILSGQEAHFKDEKREKGAWKRIFKTRNFYAIASARILSEPAWQTFNAWIPLYLMTERHMNIKEVAMFAWLPFLAADIGCVLGGYLSPLFHRYLKVSLFTSRKMVLVFGASCMIGPACIGLVESPYTAILLLCIGGFAHQTLSGALYSITSDSFSKDQVATATGMGGMCGYLGAAVFTLVFGILVTQIGYSPLFVVLAAFDIIAAVLVWKVAREVRGEPVARQGVATGEVLV; encoded by the coding sequence ATGAAGATGAAAGGCATCCGTTGGTGGATGGTCAGCCTCGTCACGGCTGGGCTCGTCGTTAACTACCTCGCCCGCAACACCCTCTCGGTGGCTGCCCCCACCTTGATGACCGACCTCTCCATCACGACCGAGCAATACGCCAAGATCGTCGCCGCCTGGCAGGTGTGCTACGCCCTCATGCAGCCGGTTGCCGGCTGGTTCATCGACTTCATCGGCACCAAACTGGGTTTTGCCGTGTTCGCCATGGCCTGGTCGGTGGCCTGTGCCGGCGCGGCTTTGGCCACGGGCTGGCAGAGCATGGCGTTTATGCGCGGCGTGTTGGGCATGACCGAGGCGGCCGGCCTGCCTGCCGGCGTCAAGGCCACCACCGAATGGTTCCCGGCCAAGGAACGTTCGGTGGCCATCGGCTGGTTCAACATCGGCTCCTCACTCGGTGCCTTGCTGGCGCCGCCCCTGGTGGTGTGGGCGATCCTGCACAGCGGCTGGCAGCTTGCCTTCGTGATCGTCGGGGTATCTGGCATCGTCTGGACCGTGCTGTGGATGCTGTTCTACAAGCACCCACGCGATCAGAAGCGCTTGAGCAGCGACGAACGTGACTACATCCTTTCTGGCCAGGAAGCGCACTTCAAGGACGAGAAACGTGAGAAGGGCGCCTGGAAGCGCATCTTCAAGACCCGCAACTTCTACGCCATCGCCTCGGCGCGCATTCTTTCGGAGCCGGCCTGGCAGACCTTCAATGCCTGGATCCCGCTGTACCTGATGACTGAGCGGCACATGAACATCAAGGAAGTGGCGATGTTCGCCTGGCTGCCGTTCCTCGCTGCCGACATCGGTTGCGTGCTCGGCGGTTACCTGAGCCCGTTGTTCCACCGTTACTTGAAGGTGTCGTTGTTCACCTCGCGCAAGATGGTGCTGGTGTTTGGTGCCAGCTGCATGATCGGCCCGGCGTGCATCGGCCTGGTGGAAAGCCCGTATACCGCGATTTTGCTGCTGTGCATTGGCGGTTTTGCGCATCAGACGCTGTCGGGGGCGCTGTACTCGATCACCTCGGACTCGTTCAGCAAGGATCAGGTGGCTACCGCGACAGGCATGGGCGGGATGTGCGGTTACCTGGGGGCGGCAGTGTTTACCCTGGTGTTCGGGATTTTGGTGACGCAGATAGGCTACAGCCCGCTGTTCGTGGTGCTGGCAGCGTTCGATATCATTGCGGCGGTGCTGGTGTGGAAGGTCGCGCGCGAGGTACGGGGTGAGCCGGTGGCGCGTCAGGGCGTGGCCACTGGCGAAGTGCTTGTTTAA
- a CDS encoding aldose 1-epimerase, whose translation MAVTELHLQDHLTRLSLAPELGASLINWEVKATGQALLRHSDQAALASGTPRQLACYPLAPWSNRIAEGGFARPEGWLALAPNTAHDAYPIHGTAWQQAWQVDHHSERRARLTLDSKVPFAYRATLDVHLQAGCLNLDLHVTHLDRAATWYGLGLHPYFPRYPDTRLSAAAQHVWLAEQDRLPSCRAAVPQDWRFEAPGALPATGVDHAFGGWPGSCVIEQPSAGYALQCTASGCEHFLLFCPPGKAFFCFEPVSHPINAHHLPGRPGLRLLQQGEAMSLGFRMQYRAL comes from the coding sequence ATGGCTGTCACCGAACTGCACCTGCAAGACCACCTGACCCGCCTGAGCCTGGCGCCAGAACTGGGCGCCAGCCTGATCAACTGGGAAGTGAAGGCGACCGGGCAGGCGCTGCTGCGCCACTCCGACCAGGCCGCGCTGGCCAGCGGTACGCCGCGGCAACTGGCCTGCTACCCGTTGGCGCCCTGGTCCAACCGGATTGCCGAAGGTGGTTTCGCACGGCCCGAGGGCTGGCTGGCCTTGGCGCCCAACACCGCACATGACGCCTACCCGATACATGGCACGGCCTGGCAGCAGGCCTGGCAGGTGGACCACCACAGTGAGCGCCGTGCCCGGCTGACGCTCGACAGCAAGGTGCCATTTGCCTACCGGGCGACGCTGGATGTGCACCTGCAGGCGGGGTGCCTGAACCTTGACTTGCATGTGACCCACCTGGATCGAGCGGCCACCTGGTATGGGCTGGGGCTGCATCCTTATTTCCCGCGCTACCCGGACACTCGCCTGAGCGCTGCGGCGCAGCATGTGTGGCTGGCTGAACAAGACCGGCTGCCATCGTGCCGGGCAGCGGTGCCGCAAGACTGGCGCTTCGAGGCACCTGGCGCGCTGCCAGCGACTGGGGTGGATCATGCATTCGGCGGTTGGCCTGGCAGCTGCGTGATCGAACAGCCCAGCGCGGGCTATGCCCTGCAATGCACTGCCAGCGGTTGCGAGCACTTCCTGTTGTTCTGCCCCCCGGGCAAGGCGTTTTTCTGCTTCGAGCCGGTCAGCCACCCGATCAACGCGCATCACCTGCCAGGGCGACCAGGGTTGCGGTTGCTGCAGCAGGGTGAAGCGATGAGCTTGGGGTTCAGGATGCAGTATCGGGCGCTGTAA
- a CDS encoding TRAP transporter large permease, with the protein MDAFILLGSFIALILLGMPVAYALGLSALIGAWWIDIPLQAMMIQVASGVNKFSLLAIPFFVLAGAIMAEGGMSRRLVAFAGVLVGFVRGGLSLVNIMASTFFGAISGSSVADTASVGSVLIPEMERKGYPREFSTAVTVSGSVQALLTPPSHNSVLYSLAAGGTVSIASLFMAGVMPGLLLSAVMMGLCLIFAKKRNYPKGEVIPLRQALKIAGEALWGLMAMVIILGGILSGVFTATESAAVAVVWSFFVTMFIYRDYKWRDLPKLMHRTVRTISIVMILIGFAASFGYVMTLMQIPSKITTTFLTLSDNRYVILMCINFMLLLLGTVMDMAPLILILTPILLPVINGIGVDPVHFGMIMLVNLGIGLITPPVGAVLFVGSAIGKVSIESTVKALLPFYLALFLVLMAVTYIPAISLWLPSVVL; encoded by the coding sequence ATGGATGCGTTCATTCTGTTGGGCAGTTTCATCGCGCTCATCCTGCTGGGCATGCCGGTGGCCTATGCGCTGGGGCTGTCGGCATTGATCGGTGCCTGGTGGATCGATATCCCGCTGCAGGCGATGATGATCCAGGTCGCCAGTGGGGTTAACAAGTTTTCGCTGCTGGCGATTCCGTTCTTCGTGCTGGCCGGCGCGATCATGGCCGAGGGCGGTATGTCCCGGCGGCTGGTGGCATTCGCCGGGGTGCTGGTGGGCTTCGTGCGGGGCGGGTTGTCGCTGGTCAACATCATGGCCTCGACGTTCTTTGGCGCTATCTCGGGCTCGTCGGTGGCCGACACCGCGTCGGTGGGTTCGGTGCTGATTCCGGAAATGGAGCGCAAAGGCTACCCGCGTGAGTTCTCCACCGCCGTGACTGTCAGTGGCTCGGTGCAGGCACTGCTGACCCCACCCAGCCACAACTCGGTGCTGTACTCGCTGGCGGCGGGTGGCACGGTGTCGATCGCCTCGCTGTTCATGGCTGGGGTGATGCCCGGGCTGTTGCTGAGCGCAGTGATGATGGGCCTGTGCCTGATCTTCGCGAAAAAGCGCAACTACCCCAAAGGCGAAGTCATTCCGTTGCGCCAGGCGCTGAAAATCGCCGGTGAGGCGCTGTGGGGGCTGATGGCGATGGTCATCATCCTCGGTGGCATTCTGTCGGGTGTGTTCACCGCGACCGAGTCGGCCGCCGTGGCGGTGGTCTGGTCGTTCTTCGTGACCATGTTCATCTACCGCGACTACAAATGGCGTGACCTGCCCAAGTTGATGCACCGCACGGTACGCACCATCTCGATCGTGATGATCCTGATCGGCTTTGCCGCAAGCTTTGGCTACGTGATGACGCTGATGCAGATCCCCTCGAAGATCACCACCACGTTCCTGACCCTGTCGGACAACCGTTACGTGATCCTCATGTGCATCAACTTCATGCTGTTGCTGCTGGGCACGGTAATGGACATGGCGCCGCTGATTTTGATCCTGACGCCGATCCTGCTGCCGGTGATCAATGGCATCGGCGTGGATCCGGTGCACTTCGGCATGATCATGCTGGTGAACCTGGGCATCGGTTTGATCACGCCACCGGTGGGCGCGGTGCTGTTCGTGGGCTCGGCCATCGGCAAGGTGAGCATCGAGTCGACGGTGAAGGCGCTGCTGCCGTTCTACCTGGCGTTGTTCCTGGTACTAATGGCCGTGACCTACATCCCTGCCATCTCGCTCTGGCTGCCCAGCGTGGTGCTGTAA
- a CDS encoding LysR family transcriptional regulator, protein MDQIHLMKVFVAVGELESFAAAARRLDISPAAVTRAVSALEEQLGVKLLLRTTRSVRLTEAGGRYLEDTRHILASIHEANEAAAGINATPKGDLAVTAPILFGKKYVMPCIVRYLQRYPDVDVSAYFLDRVVNMVEEGMDVAVRIGPLPDSGLKALRVGRVRRMLCASPDYLTRHGVPQHPSDLPGHAVIGTTNLSPRAGWRFGVADEPTLVRMKPRLTVTSNDGAIAAASGGLGIARLLSYQVADELANGQLQVILAEYEEAPWPIHVLHRESKYGSSKVRTFIDMLAHDLRAQGLD, encoded by the coding sequence ATGGATCAGATTCACCTGATGAAGGTGTTCGTCGCAGTCGGCGAGCTGGAAAGCTTCGCCGCTGCCGCCCGCCGGCTGGACATCTCGCCCGCAGCGGTCACCCGTGCCGTCAGTGCCCTGGAAGAGCAGCTAGGGGTCAAGCTGCTGCTGCGCACCACCCGCAGTGTGCGCCTGACCGAGGCAGGTGGCCGCTATCTTGAGGACACCCGGCACATCCTCGCCAGCATCCACGAGGCCAATGAAGCCGCGGCTGGCATCAATGCCACGCCCAAAGGCGATCTGGCCGTTACCGCGCCTATCCTGTTTGGCAAGAAGTACGTCATGCCGTGCATCGTTCGTTACCTGCAGCGCTACCCCGATGTCGACGTGTCTGCGTACTTCCTCGACCGGGTGGTGAACATGGTCGAGGAGGGGATGGATGTGGCTGTGCGTATCGGCCCGCTGCCAGACTCCGGGCTCAAGGCGCTGCGCGTGGGCAGGGTGCGGCGCATGCTCTGTGCCTCACCCGATTACCTGACGCGTCATGGCGTACCGCAGCACCCTTCGGATTTGCCGGGTCATGCGGTAATTGGCACGACCAATCTGTCGCCCCGGGCCGGTTGGCGGTTCGGTGTGGCCGATGAACCGACCCTGGTGCGCATGAAGCCCCGGCTGACGGTGACCAGCAATGATGGGGCGATCGCCGCAGCGAGTGGTGGGCTGGGTATTGCGCGGTTGCTGTCTTATCAGGTGGCGGACGAGCTGGCGAACGGGCAGTTGCAGGTGATTCTTGCCGAGTATGAGGAGGCGCCCTGGCCGATTCATGTGCTGCACCGGGAGAGCAAGTACGGGTCGTCCAAGGTGAGGACGTTCATCGACATGCTGGCCCATGATCTGCGTGCCCAAGGGCTGGATTGA
- a CDS encoding pyridoxamine 5'-phosphate oxidase family protein, with translation MRKLPDHRASPWHSGEKILQEKVGVSERMEVFGQKVIRDYMPDQHRAFYQQLPFMVAGSVDAHGKPWATLLEGPEGFVSSPDPRRLLINANLKADDPATQGLLSGQAIGLLGIELHTRRRNRINGLITQATHGQLHVTVEQSFGNCPQYIQLRDYTRIDEPAQGRFDATALDARAVTMIETADTFFVASFVDHEGGQRSVDVSHRGGRPGFVKVEGNRLTIPDYAGNLHFNTLGNLLVNPQAGLLFIDFATGNVLQLCGRTEVILQSPAINAFEGAERLWTLDVEQVVWRPAAVSLRWALQAYAPTSLMTGTWAEAEQRLQQRERQRQWLAWRVVRLEQESRDIRSLYLAADAPVAFAPGQHIPVRIALGSDAPLIRTYSVSSAPSDGYLRISVKAQGPASRYLHERIAVGDLLDVRLPMGSFTLDEQSERPIVLIGAGVGITPLIAMLREQLAKRQARRIHLFHGARSLADLPFQLELDSLRQEAGELLSLHRCLSQPEATAVQGRDYEHVGRLGIEQVKATLTLDDYDVYLCGPASFTQDLYEGLRAVHVPDARIHAEAFGPSTLRRHTDDDQPVLPQPPAASEPVPVYFASSAKEARWVPGSGTLLELAEARGLSPDFSCRGGSCGTCKTKVVSGQVHYPNPPAEMPEAGAVLICCAVPGKGEEAGLVLEL, from the coding sequence ATGCGTAAGCTCCCAGACCATCGCGCGTCACCTTGGCACAGCGGTGAGAAGATCCTGCAGGAAAAGGTCGGTGTGTCGGAGCGCATGGAGGTGTTCGGGCAAAAGGTTATTCGCGACTACATGCCTGACCAGCATCGCGCGTTCTATCAGCAACTGCCGTTCATGGTGGCGGGCAGCGTGGATGCCCACGGCAAGCCGTGGGCAACCCTGCTCGAAGGCCCGGAAGGTTTTGTCAGTTCGCCTGATCCACGGCGGTTGCTGATCAATGCGAATCTGAAAGCAGATGACCCCGCTACACAAGGGCTGCTGAGCGGGCAGGCGATAGGGCTGCTGGGGATCGAGCTGCATACCCGTCGGCGCAACCGTATCAACGGCCTGATCACCCAGGCAACCCACGGGCAGTTGCACGTGACAGTGGAGCAGTCGTTCGGCAACTGCCCACAGTACATCCAGCTGCGCGACTACACCCGCATCGATGAGCCCGCACAAGGTCGCTTCGATGCGACAGCGCTGGATGCTCGTGCGGTCACCATGATCGAGACGGCCGACACCTTCTTTGTCGCAAGCTTCGTTGACCATGAAGGCGGTCAGCGCTCTGTGGATGTGTCGCACCGCGGCGGCCGGCCAGGGTTCGTCAAAGTCGAAGGCAACCGCCTGACCATTCCCGATTACGCCGGCAACCTGCACTTCAACACACTGGGCAACTTGCTGGTCAACCCGCAGGCAGGCTTGCTGTTCATCGACTTCGCCACTGGCAATGTACTGCAGCTCTGTGGGCGTACCGAGGTGATACTGCAGAGCCCTGCCATCAACGCGTTCGAGGGTGCCGAGCGGCTGTGGACGCTGGATGTCGAGCAGGTGGTGTGGCGCCCGGCTGCGGTGTCGCTACGCTGGGCATTGCAGGCGTACGCGCCAACCAGCCTGATGACCGGCACTTGGGCCGAGGCCGAACAGCGCCTGCAGCAGCGCGAACGCCAGCGTCAATGGTTGGCGTGGCGCGTGGTGCGCCTGGAGCAGGAGAGCCGGGATATACGCTCGCTGTATCTGGCAGCAGATGCACCGGTGGCGTTTGCACCGGGGCAGCACATCCCAGTGCGCATTGCGTTGGGCAGTGATGCCCCGCTGATTCGCACCTACAGCGTTTCCAGCGCGCCGTCGGACGGCTACCTGCGCATCAGCGTCAAGGCTCAGGGCCCGGCATCGCGCTATCTGCATGAGCGCATCGCCGTGGGTGACCTGCTCGACGTGCGCCTACCCATGGGCAGTTTTACCCTGGATGAGCAAAGCGAACGGCCGATCGTGCTGATCGGCGCGGGCGTGGGCATCACCCCACTGATCGCCATGCTGCGCGAGCAGTTGGCCAAGCGTCAGGCACGGCGTATTCACCTGTTTCACGGTGCGCGCAGCCTGGCTGACTTGCCGTTCCAGCTAGAGCTCGACAGCCTGCGACAGGAGGCGGGCGAGCTGTTGAGCCTGCACCGCTGCCTGAGCCAGCCGGAAGCAACTGCTGTGCAGGGCCGTGACTACGAGCATGTTGGCCGGCTTGGCATCGAGCAGGTGAAGGCCACACTGACGCTGGATGACTACGACGTTTACCTGTGTGGCCCAGCCAGTTTTACCCAGGACCTGTATGAAGGCTTGCGCGCCGTGCACGTGCCCGACGCTCGCATACACGCCGAAGCCTTCGGGCCTTCGACCCTCAGGCGGCACACCGATGACGACCAACCTGTGCTGCCACAGCCACCGGCTGCGAGCGAACCTGTGCCGGTGTACTTCGCCAGCTCGGCCAAGGAGGCGCGCTGGGTACCGGGCAGCGGCACCTTGCTGGAGCTTGCCGAGGCGCGCGGGCTGTCGCCGGATTTCAGTTGCCGGGGAGGTTCATGCGGCACCTGCAAGACCAAGGTGGTGAGCGGGCAGGTGCATTACCCGAACCCGCCAGCGGAGATGCCTGAAGCGGGGGCGGTACTGATCTGCTGTGCCGTGCCGGGTAAAGGGGAGGAAGCAGGGCTGGTGCTTGAGCTTTGA
- a CDS encoding TRAP transporter small permease has protein sequence MKSLFLNVNDTLYRSCIWIAGLSILTMTLIIPWGIFARYVLGTGSSWPEPVSILLMVVFTFVGAAASYRAGAHMAVAMITDRLPPLQRKVVGLLVQVLMILVCVFMTYYGAKLCITTWNQYLASLPGIRVGMTYAPIPVGGVLTLIFVVEKLLLGDQSNRKVVRFDLAEESEGAA, from the coding sequence ATGAAATCGCTATTTCTGAACGTGAACGACACGCTGTACCGCAGTTGCATCTGGATCGCGGGCCTGTCGATCCTGACCATGACGCTGATCATCCCGTGGGGCATCTTCGCCCGCTACGTGCTGGGCACCGGTTCCAGCTGGCCGGAGCCGGTCTCGATCCTGCTGATGGTGGTGTTCACCTTCGTCGGTGCCGCCGCCAGCTACCGGGCTGGCGCGCACATGGCGGTGGCGATGATCACCGACCGCCTGCCACCGCTGCAGCGCAAAGTGGTCGGGCTGCTGGTACAGGTGTTGATGATTCTGGTGTGCGTGTTCATGACCTACTACGGCGCCAAGCTGTGCATCACCACCTGGAACCAGTACCTGGCCTCGCTGCCCGGCATTCGCGTGGGCATGACCTACGCGCCGATCCCGGTGGGTGGCGTGCTGACGCTGATTTTTGTCGTGGAAAAACTCCTGCTGGGCGACCAAAGCAACCGCAAGGTGGTGCGCTTCGACCTGGCTGAAGAAAGCGAAGGAGCTGCGTAA
- a CDS encoding glutathione S-transferase family protein, whose translation MSNPIKLYNFPKSGHAHRIELMLSLLNLPTELVFVDLAKGAHKQPEFLALNPFGQVPVIDDNGTVIADSNAILVYLAKKYDHGTWLPEEPAAAARVQRWLSVAAGPLAFGPAAARLVTVFGASFNTDEVISRAHTLLKVIDAELAKRSFLAGSEPTIADIANYSYIAHAPEGNVSLEPYANVRSWLARIEALPGFVPMPRTAVGLQATV comes from the coding sequence ATGTCGAACCCTATCAAGCTCTACAACTTCCCCAAGTCTGGCCACGCCCATCGCATCGAACTGATGCTCTCACTGCTGAACCTGCCCACCGAGCTGGTCTTCGTCGACCTCGCCAAAGGTGCGCACAAGCAACCCGAGTTCCTTGCCCTCAACCCCTTTGGCCAAGTCCCTGTCATCGATGACAACGGTACTGTCATCGCCGATTCCAACGCCATCCTGGTGTACCTGGCAAAGAAATACGACCACGGTACCTGGTTGCCCGAAGAGCCCGCAGCAGCCGCTCGCGTGCAACGCTGGCTGTCGGTCGCAGCAGGCCCACTGGCCTTTGGCCCTGCCGCCGCGCGCCTGGTCACGGTGTTCGGTGCCTCGTTCAACACCGATGAAGTCATCAGTCGCGCCCATACCCTGCTCAAGGTGATCGACGCCGAACTGGCCAAGAGGTCTTTCCTGGCAGGCAGCGAACCTACCATCGCCGACATTGCCAACTACTCCTACATCGCCCACGCACCGGAAGGCAACGTCTCGCTGGAGCCCTACGCCAACGTACGCAGCTGGCTGGCACGTATCGAAGCGCTGCCAGGTTTCGTGCCTATGCCGCGCACAGCGGTGGGCCTGCAAGCCACTGTCTGA
- a CDS encoding EamA family transporter — protein sequence MAVPSSAPPLFPRKLAIALLALLACSFAANHVAARIAFDDGTGVLLAILCRSGITFLVLACLLLWQRQALGLPTGTRRWQLLLGLLIATQSLCLYSAVARIPVALALLVGNTFPMLLALLTWALGGARPTGRTVLFMGLILCGLVLALDVPARLADSADANPHWAQGVSLAFCAACAFACALWITDHKLAAVRGPVRSLLTLLIVFSSMLVAGVSGVMPSGLSLPASTSGWAALASLVVLYGVAFTLLFVCVPRLNMAQNAPVMNIEPIATLLLGWALLDQRLSTLQLMGGAVVVCGIVLLTYRRAS from the coding sequence ATGGCTGTTCCCTCCTCTGCCCCACCTCTCTTTCCTCGCAAGCTGGCGATTGCGCTATTGGCGCTGCTGGCATGCTCGTTCGCCGCCAACCACGTTGCCGCGCGCATCGCCTTCGATGACGGCACCGGCGTGCTGCTGGCGATTCTCTGCCGCTCAGGCATCACCTTCCTGGTCCTGGCCTGCCTGCTGTTGTGGCAGCGCCAGGCACTGGGCCTACCGACGGGTACGCGGCGCTGGCAACTGCTGCTCGGCCTGCTGATCGCCACGCAGAGCCTGTGCCTGTATTCGGCGGTGGCGCGCATCCCGGTGGCACTGGCGCTGCTGGTGGGCAATACCTTCCCGATGTTGCTCGCGCTGCTCACGTGGGCGCTGGGCGGCGCGCGCCCGACGGGCCGCACCGTACTGTTCATGGGCCTGATTCTCTGCGGCCTGGTGCTGGCGCTGGATGTACCGGCACGGCTGGCCGACAGCGCCGACGCCAACCCGCATTGGGCCCAGGGCGTCAGCCTGGCCTTCTGCGCCGCGTGTGCCTTCGCCTGCGCGCTGTGGATTACCGATCACAAACTGGCCGCCGTGCGCGGCCCGGTACGCAGCCTGCTGACCTTGCTGATCGTGTTCTCCAGCATGCTGGTCGCAGGCGTAAGCGGCGTGATGCCTTCCGGGCTGTCGCTGCCCGCCAGCACCAGCGGCTGGGCGGCGTTGGCCAGCCTGGTGGTGCTGTATGGCGTGGCCTTCACCCTGCTGTTTGTCTGTGTGCCCCGGCTGAACATGGCGCAGAACGCACCGGTGATGAACATCGAACCGATCGCCACCCTGCTGCTGGGCTGGGCGTTGCTCGATCAGCGCTTGAGTACCTTGCAACTGATGGGTGGGGCCGTGGTGGTGTGCGGCATCGTACTGTTGACCTACCGCCGGGCGAGCTGA
- a CDS encoding acetolactate synthase large subunit, translating into MAKAADVVVQCLENEGVEYVFGIPGEENLDLLESLRKSKIKLVLTRHEQSAGFMAATYGRLTGKTGVSLSTLGPGATNLVTASAYAYLGGMPMMMITGQKPIKKSKQGRFQIIDVCGMMDPITKYTHQFASADNIPARMREAFRLAEEEKPGAVHLELPEDIAAEQTDALPIPRSLHRRPLAEHVAIEAAVQKLQNARNPILVIGAGANRKMTAKVLKQLIDKTGIPFITTQMGKGVVDERHPRFLGNAALSSGDFVHRAVEAADLIINIGHDVIEKPPFFMVRGGTEVIHISFRSAEVDAVYFPQVEVIGDIANAVWQISEALSDTSHWDFTRLMAIREANEAQIAEGADDDRFPVYPQRMVADIRRVLPSEGIVALDNGIYKIWFARNYKAHKPNTVLLDNALATMGAGLPSAMAAHLVYPDRPVISVCGDGGFMMNSQELETAVRLGMHITVVILRDDGYGMIRWKQANMGFTDFGLDYGNPDFVKYAEAYGANGHRVESAEGLLPLLEHCIKTPGVHVIDCPVDYSENDRILNSELRERALAV; encoded by the coding sequence ATGGCCAAGGCCGCCGATGTCGTTGTGCAATGCCTGGAAAACGAAGGTGTCGAGTATGTGTTCGGCATTCCCGGTGAGGAGAACCTCGACCTGCTGGAATCCCTGCGCAAGTCGAAGATCAAGCTGGTACTGACCCGCCACGAGCAGTCTGCGGGCTTCATGGCCGCGACCTATGGCCGCCTGACCGGCAAGACCGGCGTCAGCCTGTCGACCCTCGGCCCCGGCGCGACCAACCTGGTCACCGCCAGTGCCTATGCCTACCTCGGCGGCATGCCGATGATGATGATTACCGGCCAGAAGCCGATCAAGAAGTCCAAACAGGGCCGCTTCCAGATCATCGACGTGTGCGGCATGATGGACCCCATCACCAAGTACACTCACCAGTTCGCCTCGGCTGACAACATTCCGGCTCGCATGCGTGAAGCGTTCCGTCTGGCTGAAGAAGAGAAACCAGGCGCCGTGCACCTGGAGCTGCCTGAAGATATCGCCGCCGAGCAAACCGACGCACTGCCGATCCCGCGCAGCCTGCACCGTCGACCTCTGGCCGAGCACGTGGCCATCGAAGCTGCTGTGCAGAAACTGCAAAACGCCCGCAACCCGATCCTGGTGATCGGTGCCGGTGCCAACCGCAAGATGACCGCCAAAGTCCTCAAGCAACTGATCGACAAAACCGGTATCCCGTTCATCACCACCCAGATGGGCAAAGGTGTAGTCGACGAGCGCCACCCGCGCTTCCTCGGCAACGCTGCACTGTCGTCGGGTGACTTCGTGCACCGCGCCGTCGAAGCCGCTGACCTGATCATCAACATCGGCCACGACGTGATCGAGAAGCCGCCATTCTTCATGGTCCGTGGCGGCACCGAAGTCATTCACATCAGCTTCCGCTCCGCCGAAGTCGATGCCGTGTACTTCCCGCAGGTCGAAGTGATCGGCGACATCGCCAACGCCGTGTGGCAGATCAGCGAAGCGCTGAGCGACACTTCGCACTGGGACTTCACCCGCCTCATGGCCATCCGTGAAGCAAACGAAGCGCAGATCGCCGAAGGCGCCGATGACGACCGTTTCCCGGTCTACCCACAGCGCATGGTGGCCGACATCCGTCGCGTGCTGCCATCCGAGGGCATCGTTGCCCTGGACAACGGCATCTACAAGATCTGGTTTGCCCGTAACTACAAGGCCCACAAGCCGAACACCGTATTGCTGGACAATGCCTTGGCAACCATGGGCGCAGGCCTGCCGTCGGCGATGGCCGCGCACCTGGTGTACCCGGACCGCCCGGTAATCTCGGTGTGTGGCGACGGCGGCTTCATGATGAACAGCCAGGAGCTGGAAACGGCAGTACGCTTAGGCATGCACATCACCGTGGTGATCCTGCGTGACGACGGCTACGGCATGATCCGCTGGAAGCAGGCCAACATGGGCTTCACCGATTTCGGCCTGGACTACGGCAACCCGGACTTCGTCAAATACGCCGAAGCCTACGGTGCCAATGGCCACCGCGTGGAAAGCGCCGAAGGCTTGCTGCCGCTGCTTGAGCACTGCATCAAGACCCCAGGCGTGCACGTGATCGACTGCCCGGTTGACTACAGCGAGAACGACCGCATCCTCAACAGCGAGCTGCGTGAGCGCGCGCTGGCGGTATAA
- a CDS encoding UPF0149 family protein has protein sequence MLPALSEKELDRLEDLLITYGNDYSVINLAELNGFFTALASSPATVLPEQWLPAVAGGKVPKFKKPAHEEAYTALMLRYASQVAEQLADNVDHFEPVFEEGEGEQGTSIIMEEWCFGYMRGTQVANWGELPPEQDQLLKAISLHGLEDNFELLDQMSEQDIQACVPHVIEAARQLYRFHNQHH, from the coding sequence ATGCTCCCCGCGCTCAGCGAAAAAGAACTCGATCGCCTTGAAGATCTGTTGATCACTTACGGCAACGATTACTCAGTGATCAACCTGGCCGAGCTCAATGGCTTTTTTACTGCCCTGGCCAGTTCCCCGGCCACTGTCCTCCCCGAACAATGGTTGCCTGCAGTTGCGGGTGGCAAGGTGCCAAAATTCAAGAAGCCTGCCCATGAAGAGGCGTACACGGCGCTGATGTTGCGTTATGCCAGCCAAGTGGCGGAACAACTCGCTGACAACGTCGATCACTTCGAACCGGTGTTCGAAGAGGGAGAAGGCGAGCAAGGTACTTCAATCATCATGGAGGAGTGGTGCTTCGGCTATATGCGCGGTACGCAGGTCGCTAACTGGGGCGAGTTGCCGCCAGAGCAGGATCAGTTGCTCAAGGCGATTTCGCTGCATGGTCTGGAAGACAACTTCGAGTTGCTCGATCAAATGAGTGAACAGGACATTCAAGCGTGTGTGCCTCACGTGATCGAGGCGGCACGTCAGCTGTATCGCTTTCACAATCAGCACCACTGA